GGGCCTGGGTGGACGGGCTGTCGGCGGGCCTGGCCGACCGCCGGGCCTGGGTGGTGCTGGAGCCGGACGCCGTGCCGCACGCCTTGGACGGGTGCGGCGCCAAGGGCATCGACGCCGCGGAGCGGTACGCGCTGCTGGCCCACGCGGTGGCGGAGCTGAAGCGGCACCCGCGGGTGCGGGTGTACCTGGACGCGGGCAACGCGGGCTGGGCGCAGGACCGCTCCGCGCTGGTCGACGCGCTGAACCGGTCCGGGATCGGGCAGGCGGACGGCTTCGCGGTCAACGTCGCCAACTTCTACGGCACCGAGCAGAGCGCCTCGTACGGCGCCGGGCTGTCCGCGGCGCTCGGCGGCAAGCACTTCGTCATCGACACCAGCCGCAACGGCAAGGGCCCGCTGGGCGGCGGCGCCTGGTGCAACCCGCCGGGGCGGGCGATCGGCGAGACCCCCACCGAGCGGACCGGCCGGCCGGGCGTGGACGCCTACCTCTGGGTGAAGATCCCGGGGGAGTCGGACGGCGACTGCGGGCGGGGCGAGCCCGGGGCGGGCCAGTTCTGGCTCGACTACGCCCTGGGCCTGGCCACCCGGTAGCGCACCCGGCGCGCCGCCCCACCGCGGTCGACGGGCGTGACGCGGCCGCCAGGACCGTCGCCGCAGTGGCCCGTCGCCCGACCTCGGCGGCCCGACCTCAGCCGCCCCACCTCGGCCGCCCGACCTCAGCCGGCCGCCCCGAGGAAGCTCTCCCAGCCGCCGGCCGGCGCCTGGCCCACGTTCAGCGACCGCAGCTTGCGCAGGGTGGACTGGTCCTGCACCTCCAGCCAGTCGACCAGCTGCCGGAAGGACACCAGCCGCACCTCGGGCTTGCCCGCGACGGTCTTCAGGGTCTCCTCCACGGCGTCCATGTAGATGCCGCCGTTCCACTGCTCGAAGTGGTTGCCGATGAACAGCGGCGCCCGGTTGCCGTTGTACGCCCGGTCGAACCCGGCGAGGTAGCAGTCCCGGGCCTGGGCGCGCCACTCCGGGTACTTGGCCGGGTCGCCCTTGGTGCTGCCGGCGGACTGGTTGGCGAGGATGTTGTAGTCCATCGAGAGCACCTGGAAGGTGTGCCCGGGGAAGGGCAGGCCCTGCAGCGGGAAGTCCCAGACCTTGCCGTCCTGCACCTTCTGGGGCCAGATCTGCAGGCCCCCCGACGAGCTGGCGTCGTACTTCCAGCCCAGCGCGGCGGCGGTCGGCAGCAGCCCCTTCTGACCCTCCAGGCAGGGCGTGCGGCCGCCGATCAGCTCCTTGCGGTAGTCGAAGGGCAGCGGGTCGACGTCGGTGAAGCCGGTGTTGGTCCGCCACTGGGTGACGAAGGAGACGGCCTGGTCGATCTCGCTCTTCCAGTCCTCGGGGGTCCACTTGTTGACGCCGTTGCCGTCCGGCCGGGTCGAGCAGAAGTGCCCGTTGAAGTGGGTGCCGATCTCGTGGCCGGCCAGCCAGGCCTGGCTGATCAGCTTGATGGTGCTCTTCACCGCGCCCTCGGACAGGTACGGGATGTCGGAGGCGCCGACCGAGTGCTTCGGCGGGTGGTAGAGGTCCGACTTGCCCTTGGGCAGGGTGTAGATGCCGGAGAGGAAGAAGGTCATCGCCGCCTTGTGCTCCTCGGCGAGCTTGAGGAAGCGGGGGAACTGGCCGTCGTCGGTGCCGCCCGCGCCGTCCCAGGAGAAGACCACGAACTGCGGCGGGCGCTCGCCCGGCTTGAGCTTCTCGGCCTTCGGCTGGTTCGGCTGGGCGCCGGTGTCGGCGGTGGAGCCGTCCCCGATCGGCGTGCCCTTCACCGGGCTGCTGCCCGGGCTGCCCGGCTTGCCGCCGCCGGCCGTGGTGGCACTCCCGGTTCCCGTGCCCGGCCCGGCGTCCGACCCCGCCTTGGAGCCGCTGGAGCAGGCCGTGACCGCCCCGAGCGCCGCCGTGGCGACGGTGGCGCTCAGCATGGTCCTGCGCGAGATGCCGGTCATGATCTCCCCTGGTGCCAGATGCCCGGGCATGGCGCGGCGGAGCCCAGGAAAACGTCCTGCGGGCGGCTCCCGGACGGGTTCGCGGGAGCGTCGGCAGGACAGATGGCTTTGCCGGTCATATAGGACATTAATGAATATTCCGCCATCAGCATGTCATGCGGCGATGGGGCCGACCAAGGCTTCGGTCCGCCGTTACCCATCACGCGGACGGCGGGCGGGAGGCTGCGTGCGGCGACGTTCTGTTGCCGTCCTGTGACGGAGCCGCCGGATCGTCAGGCGGGTACGGGGGAGCTGCCTGTGGTCGGTGGTCGGCGGCCGCACGGGGCGGCGGGACCACGGGCCCGGACCTGCGGCGGCGCCCGATCCGGGCGGTCCCGGGTCGGGCGGTCAAGGTCGGACGGGCCGCGGGTCAGGCGGTCGCGAGCCGGCGGTTGCGGCGCACCACGCGGGCGACGGCCGCGCTGATGGTGGTCGCGGCGGCGCAGGAGACCGCCAGGCTCAGCCAGGCGGTGTCGAACCAGTGACTGTTCAGCCAGCCCAGGGTCACGATGTAGGCGGCCCAGATCAGGGCGGCCAGCGCCGACCAGCGCAGGAACTTGCGCGGGTGCGACGGCGAGTGGCCCATCGCGAGGTCGAGCACCGTCCGCCCGGCGGGCACGAAGCGGGCGACCACCACGATGGCGGCGGCCGCACCCGTGGTCCGCCCGTCCAGTGCCTCCTGCACCCGGGCGACGCTGGCGGCCAGCTGCGGCCGGTGCTCCAGCCGGCGGCGGACCGACGGCGCGCCGCGCCGGGCCAGGCTCAGCAGCAGGATGTCGCCCAGGAAGGACGCCATCGCCACGCCGGCGGCCAGCATCAGCGGGGCCCCGTCGATCCGGGCGGTGTTCAGCACGGCCAGGATGACCAGTGTCCCGCTGGGGATGAAGGGGAGGAAGGCGTCACCGAGTACCGCGAACAGTGCCACGGCGCAGATCCATGACGATCCGACCAGTGTGGTGATGATGTCCAAGGCACTACTCCCTCCAGACCGGCCCGGGGGAGCAGGTGGTTGCAAGGGGCAACGCTAGCGCCTCGACCTTTCATGCCATGAAGCACCCCCTCTGTGGCAGGCCTCACAGACAGGCGCGAGCCCCTGGGGCGGGGTGCCGCTCCAGGGGCTCGCGGGGATCGAACGGAGCTGGTCCAGCCCGTTGACCTTGCTTTCGGGTGCGGATCCGATGCGCGATCCGCCCTCATCGGTAGCCTGCCGGACGATGGCGCCTCGGGGCGAGCCCTGGGACTGGCGACTTCCCGCGCTGGCGCGAACTCGCCACCCGTGACCGCGCGCTGTCTGTCAGTCAGCGCCTGACCTGCCGAACGACCGGTCGACGGGAGTGCGGGGCCGTCCGGACGCCGGGCGCCGCACCCCGTCGGCGCCGGCCGCCCGGCGGCCCCGGCCGGCGTCCCCCGGTGGCGGGAACACGCCGCCGTCCCGGGCGGTTGTCCCCCGACGGCGGGGAGGCCCGCTCGTACACGATCAGGAGGCCGGACGGCATGAGCACCGAGGACCAGCAGGCACGCGAAGCGGGGCAGCCGGACCGTCCCGGCACCGCCGGCGGCATCGGCGCGGGCGCCGGAGCCGTGCACGGGGTGGCCCGGGGCACCGCGCCCGCGCCGCTGTCCATCCTCGACCTGGCCCCGGTGGGCGTCGGCCACACCCCGGCCGAGGCGCTGGTCGCGACCACCGAGCTGGCCCGCAGCGCCGAGGCCTGGGGCTACCACCGCTTCTGGGTCGCCGAGCACCACGGGATGCCGGGGGTGGCCAGCTCGACCCCGGCCGTCCTGCTCGCGCACCTCGGCGCGCACACCAGCACCCTGCGGCTCGGCTCCGGCGGGGTGATGCTGCCCAACCACGCGCCGCTGGCGATAGCCGAGCAGTTCGGCCTGCTGGAGGCGCTCCACCCGGGCCGGATCGACCTCGGGCTGGGCCGCGCCCCCGGCACCGACCAGGCGACCGCCCGGGCACTGCGCCGGGGCCTGGCCGAGGGCGCGGACGACTTCCCGCAGCAGCTCGCCGAGCTGACGCACTTCCTGGACGGGGACTTCCCGTCCGGCCACCCGTACGCCCGGCTCACCGCCGTCCCCAAGGGCGACGACCGCCCGCCGATCTGGCTGCTCGGCTCCTCCGGGTTCAGCGCCCGGCTGGCCGGGCGGCTGGGGCTGCCGTTCGCGTTCGCGCACCACTTCAGCGGCGACAACACGGTGCCCGCCCTGGACCTGTACCGCTCCAGCTTCCGGCCGTCCGAGGTGCTGGCCGAGCCGTACGCGCTGATCGGCGTCAGCGCGGTCGCGGCCGACGGGCAGGCGCAGGCCCGCCGGCTGGCCCGCTCGGCCGGTCTGGGGATGCTCCGGTTGCGTCTCGGCATGCCGGGGCCGATCCCGACCCCGGAGGAGGCCGAGTCCTACCCGTACAGCCCGGCCGAGGCGGACTTCCTGGACGACTGGCTGTCCAAGGTCGTCCTCGGCTCGCCGGGGGAGGTGGCGGACGGTCTGGAGGCGCTGCGTAAGCGCACCGGCGCGGACGAGCTGATGGTCACCTCGCACATCCACGGCCACGAGGCGCGCCGCCGCTCCTACGGGCTGATCGCCCAGGCGTACGGGCTGACGGCGCAGGCCTAGCCGGGCGGGGA
The sequence above is a segment of the Kitasatospora sp. NBC_00240 genome. Coding sequences within it:
- a CDS encoding LLM class flavin-dependent oxidoreductase, encoding MSTEDQQAREAGQPDRPGTAGGIGAGAGAVHGVARGTAPAPLSILDLAPVGVGHTPAEALVATTELARSAEAWGYHRFWVAEHHGMPGVASSTPAVLLAHLGAHTSTLRLGSGGVMLPNHAPLAIAEQFGLLEALHPGRIDLGLGRAPGTDQATARALRRGLAEGADDFPQQLAELTHFLDGDFPSGHPYARLTAVPKGDDRPPIWLLGSSGFSARLAGRLGLPFAFAHHFSGDNTVPALDLYRSSFRPSEVLAEPYALIGVSAVAADGQAQARRLARSAGLGMLRLRLGMPGPIPTPEEAESYPYSPAEADFLDDWLSKVVLGSPGEVADGLEALRKRTGADELMVTSHIHGHEARRRSYGLIAQAYGLTAQA
- a CDS encoding glycoside hydrolase family 6 protein, giving the protein MLHAGWRGLLRAPVVGVLALALAAPLAACDAAPPTGPPAAPPAAPPSASADGPGTPGAGAPRQPDGQSFYVSDRTAAARRLTELRAQGRTAEAKAIARLAGAPSAHWLVGGDDRAAVEELGRAATAAGRTALFVAYNIPQRDCGSFAAGGAPDAASYRAWVDGLSAGLADRRAWVVLEPDAVPHALDGCGAKGIDAAERYALLAHAVAELKRHPRVRVYLDAGNAGWAQDRSALVDALNRSGIGQADGFAVNVANFYGTEQSASYGAGLSAALGGKHFVIDTSRNGKGPLGGGAWCNPPGRAIGETPTERTGRPGVDAYLWVKIPGESDGDCGRGEPGAGQFWLDYALGLATR